A window of Streptomyces sp. NBC_01224 genomic DNA:
CAGGCCCCAGACGAGGCGGGCGGGGTCGAGGAGTGCGTAGTCGGGGGACCACAGGCCGGCTGTCCAGAGGGGGGAGTCGACGTAGCTCCGCAGTTCGTCACGGTCCAGCAGCCTGGTCTGTTCGCCGTACCGGCGGGCGAGCGCATGGGCGCCCTTGAGTCCTTCGGCCTGCCAGGGGGTGGCGGCGGTGGTGACCTTGCCGCTGCGTATGAACCCGCAGTCGATGTCATGGGTGTCCAGGTCGCGCCGGAAGGCGTCGAAGTTCTCCATGCCCAGGCGGTGCAGCAGCCGGGACTCGGTGGGCCAGCGGTCGGCGCCGTTGGCGAGACCGTGGGTGATGCTGGGGGAGCAGAAACCGCCGTTCCGGCCGCTGGCCGCGTGGCCGCAGGTGCTCTGTTCGAGGACGAGGACGTCTCGTTCGGGGCGGGCGCGTTTGGCGAGCAGGGCGGTCCACAGCCCGGTGTAACCGCCGCCGACGACGGCGAGATCGCAGGTGGTGTCGGCGGTCAGCCGGGGCAGCGGTGTGGGGTGCTCGGGCCGGTCCAGCCAGTAGGGGGCGGCCTTCGTGTCGCGCAGTCGGTTGCGGTGGTCGGTGGGGCGGGGGGCTGCGGTGGTCATCTGGCGGGTACCTCGTTACCGGCGTGGTGGGGCAGCGCGGGCCGGGGCCCCCATTCTGGTCGGGGGCCCCGGTCGGCGGACGGTGGAGTGGGCGCGGGGCGGTCAGAGACTGATGACGCCGGTACGGGTGTCGGTCATGTCCATGAGCGTCCACTTGCCGCCGATGCGGCCCCAGCCGGTGGAGCGGCTGCCGGCGCCGCCGAAGGGCATGTTGATGTCCCACCAGTTGTTGCTCTCGTTCACGACGACCTGGCCGACGGCCATTTCCTCGATGAAGCGGAAGGCGGAGGTCATGCTGCGGGTGAAGACGGCGCCCTGGAGGCCCAGTTTGTCGTCGTTGGCAATGCGCAACAGGTCGTCCTCGTCCCGCCCGGTGATGATCGGGACGACCGGGCCGAAGGACTCCTCGCGGGACAGCAGGCTGTCCTCGGGCACCCCGTCCACCACGGTGAACTCGTAGTAGAGGTCCGTGGGGTGTCCTGAAGCGCGCTTGCCGCCGAGCAGGATGCGCGCGCCGCGCTCGCGCGCGTCGGCCATGTGACGGTCCATCTTGGCCGCGACGCCCTCGTTGTTGAGGGGGCCGAGAACCGTCTTGGGGTCGAACGGGTCGCCGAGGGTGATGCGCTGGGCCTCGCGCAGCACGGCCTCGACGAACTCGTCGTGGATGTCGGCGTGCACGATGACGCGTTCGGTGGCGCAGCAGACCTGTCCGGCGCACGGGTAGGCGCCGTCGACGGCGGCCTTGGCAGCGGCCTCGACATCGGCGTCCGCGAGGACGACGAGCGGGCCGTTGCCCGAGCACTCCATGATGGAGCGCTTGAGGCCGGCGGCGGACTGGATCTTCGCCCCGGTCGCGGTGGAGCCGATGAAGCCGATCGCGTGGATGCCCTCGTGGCGTACCAGCGCATCGCCGGTGTCACCCTCGCCGGGCACGATGTTGACGAGGCCGTCGGACAGTCCGGCGGCGACGAACGCCTCCATCGCCTTGAGAACGGTGAGCGGGGTGTTGGCAGGCGGCTTGACGACATGGGCGTTGCCGGTGGCGAGTCCGGGGGCGACGAACTCCGCGAGCATCAGCAGCGGGAAGTTCCACGGCGTGATGATGCCCCAAGTGCCCACCGGGCGCTGGAAGGTGAACATCCGCTTGGTGTTGTCGGTGGAGGGCAGCGTCTCGCCGTGCAGCCGTACAGCGTCCTCGGCGTGCAGGTGGAAGAGCTTGGCCGCCTCCTCGATGTCAGCGACGGACTCGGCGAGCGGCTTGCCCTGCTCCAGGGACTGGAGGCGGGCGAGTTCGTCCACGCGCTTGCCGAGTTCCGTACCGATGCGGTGACAGAGCTCGGCGCGGGTCCACACATTGGTCGCGGCCCAGGCCGGCTGGGCCGCGTTCGCGGCACGCACGGCCGTGTCGACGTCGGCGGCCGCGGGCAGCGGGAAGGTGCCCACGAGTTCGCCCGTCGCGGGGCTGATGACCTCGTGGGTGGTCCCGGATGTGCCGTCGGTGTAGGCGCCGTTGATGAAGAGCTGGTGCCGGTCGGCGGTCGGGGTGGTCATGCGTTGGCCTCTCTGTCCTGTTCCTGACCGGGAACGGGCGCGTCGGCTCTGGGCCGCGCCGGCCCGGGTCGGGTGCGAAGCGATGACTGGAGACTTGCTGAGCAATCAGGAACTGTCAAGACTGCTGAATCAGCAAAACTCAAAGTCGATCATTGCTTGTTCGTGAGTATTGACAGGTGTTTTTCGCTTCATCTATAACCGGGCCCCAACGACTCTCCTGTCTGCGCCCACCCTGAGGGGAAGCCCATGTCATCCCAGCCAAAGACCCCAGCCCCACCCTCGCCGGACCCTTCGGACTCCTCGGGAGCGGCGGGTGCTTCCACCCCGGCACTGCCGAAGAAGATGAGCTGGTTCGACGGATTCGCGATGTCGCTGACCATGCCGGCGGCACTCATCGCCTCGCTCGGCGCCTCCATCGGCGGCCTCGGCGCCTGGGGTGCGATCGCCTTGTGGGCGGCCTCGATGGTGCTGGCCACCGCGACCAACTGGATCTACACCGAACTGGCCGCGATGTTCCCCGACTCCTCCGGCGGGATCGCGCACTACGCGACCGAGGGCTGGAAGAAGCGGGCGCCCGTGGTGGGCCCGATCGCGAGCATCGGCTACTGGTTCCCCTGGACGACGGCCCTCGCCGTCTACTCCGGGCTCATCGGCTCCTTCGTCCAGGCCCAGTGGTTCCCCGGCCAGGACTGGAGCCTGGAGTTCGGGCCGCTGAAGGTGGACTTCCCCATAGCGGTGGGCCTGCTCGTGATGCTGCTGCTGTTCGGCGCCGCGATGATCGGCCTGCATGTCGCCATGTGGGTCGTCTACGTCACCGGCGGTGCGCTGCTGGTGCCGCTCGCCGTCTTCATTGTCCTGCCGCTGTTCTCCGGTGACTGGAGCGCGCAGGGCCTGCACTGGAATCTGCACGGCGCCGCGGGGTTGCGCGAGGCGCTGGTGTGGCTGTACGTCATGGCGTGGACATCATTCGGTGTGGAGGTGTGCGCGACCTTCGCCCCCGAGTACAAGGACACGGTGCGCGACACCACCCGGGCCCTGCGCGCCGGTGTGCTGTTCTCCCTCGGCGTCTTCATCCTGCTGCCGCTGACCCTGTCGGGGTACGTCGGCGAGAAGGCCATCGGCGAGGAACCCACCACCTTCTTCGTCGGCGCCTTCCAGGACCTGGTGGGCGGCGCCTCCGACCTCATGGTGGTCTTCCTCATCGCCTCGCTGCTGCTCATCATGATCACCGGTCTCGCCGACGGCTCCCGGGTGCTGTACGAGATGGGCAAGGCGGGGCTCACCATCAAACAGGTGGGGGTACTGAACAAGCGCGGGGTGCCGGCCCGGGCACTGCTGGTGGCCCTGGTGCTGAACGTCTTCGTGCTGACGGTGCTTCAGACCCCGCTGGCCATCATCGTCACCGGCAACCTGGGATACATCCTCACCCATGTGCTGGCGGTCTCCGGCTTCGCGCTGCTGCGCAAGGACCGTCCCGACGCCCTGCGGCCCATCCGGCTGCCCCGTTTCTTCGTGCCCCTGGCCTGGACGCTGGCCGGGTTCCTCACCGTGGTGCTGGTTGTGGGTGCGACCGGCTTCTCCATCACCGGATACGGCGGTTACACCGAACTGGGTGTGGCGCTCGCCGTCCTGGTCGCGGCCGTACTGCTGTGGCTGTACCGGATCAAGGTGCAGGACCGGCACGTGACCGACGACCGTACGGTCTGACGACCGGGGCGTACGTACCCGGGCAGGCGCCGGAATCAGGCGGAAAGTGGGCCTGTGGGCAGGGGGCGGGGGGAGCCGCCCGACGAGGAGCTCGGGCCGGTGATGGCGCGCGTGCTCGAGCTGCCCCCGGACGACGTGGGTGCCGCAGGCCGATGTCCTGGGCAGTGCCTCCTCGTGGTCTGCCACGGCGGGTCGGGGACGGTCTTCGGCGCCCTCGCGGCAGGCGTCCCGCTGGCCTGCGTCCCCCTCTTCGCGGACCAGCCCGTGAACGCCCGGCTGGTGACCGAGGCGGGCGCGGGAACAGCTGTCGCCCCGACCGTGGGCCCGGCGGACGAGTCGACGGTGCTCGGCCCCGACGATGTCTCCCGTATCCGGTCGGCCGTCGAACTGGTCCTCAAGGAACCCTCGTACCGGGCGCGGGCCGAGTGCCTGTCCGACGAGATACGGGCCACCGCCACGGGCAGGGAGCTGATCGGCGTCCTCGAACCGCGCTCCTGAGCCACGACATCCGCAGCTCCGCCCATCGGCACGTCCGTACGGTGGGGTTCGGAGCGCCGAGGCGCTGTGGCGGCGTACGCGCGGGCATGGGATAGAGATGGCACGAGTATCCGCACCCGTGATCAAGCTCGTCCGGCGTACGACCGAGCCCGTCGGAGCGCAGACCCTGCGATCCACGGCGGCTTCCGTCATCGCCTACGTCGTGGCGGTGTGGACCCTTCCGCATCCGGCACCGCTGACCGCACCGCTCACCGCACTCCTCGTCGTACAGGTCACGCTCTACGCCACCCTCACCACGGGGATCCGCCGGGTGAACTCCGTCATCGTCGGGGTGCTCATCGCCAGTGCGCTCAGCTCCCTGGTGGGACTCAGCTGGTGGAGCCTCGGACTGACCATCTTCGCCTCGCTGATCATCGGGCGGCTGGTGAGGGTCGACGAGTTCGTACCCGAGGTGGCGATCAGCGCGATGCTCGTACTGGGCGTCTCGCAGGTCGCCTCCACGGCATGGGACCGCGTGCTGGAGACACTGATCGGCGCGGGCGTGGGAATGCTGTTCAACCTGCTCTTCGCGCCACCCGTCTGGGTGCAGTCCGCGGGCGCCTCCATCGACAGTCTGGCCCACGCGATGGGACGTATGTTCCGTGCGATGGGAGAGGACGTGGGCGGTCACGCCTCCGTCCAGCGGGCGGCCGACCGGCTCCACGAAGCCCGTCGGCTGGACCATGACATCGTGGAGGTCGATGCTTCACTGCGGCAGGCCGAGGAAAGCCTCACGCTCAACCCGCGCGTCCGGCAGGGAATGCTGTACCGGGTCGTGCTGCGTACCGGTCTGGACACCCTGGAGATCTGCGCCGTGGTGCTGCGGGTGCTGTCACGCACCCTGACCGACCTGGCCAAGGCCCGCACCGACGAGACGCTGTTCCCCGCCGACGTGGCCGAATCCCTGACGGATCTGTTCGGGCAGATGGCCGGTGCCATCGAGAGCTTCTCGGAGTTGATCACCACTCCGGTCGCGGAGAACGGCGAGGAGGCCGAGGACCGGCTCGCCCGCGCACTCGCCGTCAGCCGTGCGACCAGGGACCGGGTGGCGATCCTGCTCCTCGAAGAC
This region includes:
- a CDS encoding FUSC family protein — encoded protein: MARVSAPVIKLVRRTTEPVGAQTLRSTAASVIAYVVAVWTLPHPAPLTAPLTALLVVQVTLYATLTTGIRRVNSVIVGVLIASALSSLVGLSWWSLGLTIFASLIIGRLVRVDEFVPEVAISAMLVLGVSQVASTAWDRVLETLIGAGVGMLFNLLFAPPVWVQSAGASIDSLAHAMGRMFRAMGEDVGGHASVQRAADRLHEARRLDHDIVEVDASLRQAEESLTLNPRVRQGMLYRVVLRTGLDTLEICAVVLRVLSRTLTDLAKARTDETLFPADVAESLTDLFGQMAGAIESFSELITTPVAENGEEAEDRLARALAVSRATRDRVAILLLEDVQEHPRQWQLHGALLAEVDRILDELDIDKRTERLGKELDRHSAQLHERHPWLRAVSRRLRGGQA
- a CDS encoding APC family permease gives rise to the protein MSSQPKTPAPPSPDPSDSSGAAGASTPALPKKMSWFDGFAMSLTMPAALIASLGASIGGLGAWGAIALWAASMVLATATNWIYTELAAMFPDSSGGIAHYATEGWKKRAPVVGPIASIGYWFPWTTALAVYSGLIGSFVQAQWFPGQDWSLEFGPLKVDFPIAVGLLVMLLLFGAAMIGLHVAMWVVYVTGGALLVPLAVFIVLPLFSGDWSAQGLHWNLHGAAGLREALVWLYVMAWTSFGVEVCATFAPEYKDTVRDTTRALRAGVLFSLGVFILLPLTLSGYVGEKAIGEEPTTFFVGAFQDLVGGASDLMVVFLIASLLLIMITGLADGSRVLYEMGKAGLTIKQVGVLNKRGVPARALLVALVLNVFVLTVLQTPLAIIVTGNLGYILTHVLAVSGFALLRKDRPDALRPIRLPRFFVPLAWTLAGFLTVVLVVGATGFSITGYGGYTELGVALAVLVAAVLLWLYRIKVQDRHVTDDRTV
- a CDS encoding glycosyltransferase produces the protein MARVLELPPDDVGAAGRCPGQCLLVVCHGGSGTVFGALAAGVPLACVPLFADQPVNARLVTEAGAGTAVAPTVGPADESTVLGPDDVSRIRSAVELVLKEPSYRARAECLSDEIRATATGRELIGVLEPRS
- a CDS encoding aldehyde dehydrogenase family protein, with product MTTPTADRHQLFINGAYTDGTSGTTHEVISPATGELVGTFPLPAAADVDTAVRAANAAQPAWAATNVWTRAELCHRIGTELGKRVDELARLQSLEQGKPLAESVADIEEAAKLFHLHAEDAVRLHGETLPSTDNTKRMFTFQRPVGTWGIITPWNFPLLMLAEFVAPGLATGNAHVVKPPANTPLTVLKAMEAFVAAGLSDGLVNIVPGEGDTGDALVRHEGIHAIGFIGSTATGAKIQSAAGLKRSIMECSGNGPLVVLADADVEAAAKAAVDGAYPCAGQVCCATERVIVHADIHDEFVEAVLREAQRITLGDPFDPKTVLGPLNNEGVAAKMDRHMADARERGARILLGGKRASGHPTDLYYEFTVVDGVPEDSLLSREESFGPVVPIITGRDEDDLLRIANDDKLGLQGAVFTRSMTSAFRFIEEMAVGQVVVNESNNWWDINMPFGGAGSRSTGWGRIGGKWTLMDMTDTRTGVISL